A genomic segment from Janibacter sp. DB-40 encodes:
- a CDS encoding type II secretion system F family protein yields the protein MTVFAIIVGAVLAAVLLVYGIRDLAELAAERRRAVLRAESTRLNDDASLLEDMDQRLVRTRVGRWLKSELDVAGVTVRPLLVLGGSVGVGVTVTYVLWNFLAPTLAVLGVLAGYLALRWYLQREQHRRREKFTAQLPELARVLANASYAGLSLPTAVAIAGDELNEPARTELERVSNALKFGSSLDSALAELKDRVGTRESNVLISTLIVSARSGGSLVSALRDIAEALDQRKETRREVQTVLAQSVATSNMIVIVAFGILFLLNTIEAGTVQKMTTDLVGQVVLLTAGVLFAGGVVIIRQITKVD from the coding sequence ATGACCGTGTTCGCGATCATCGTCGGGGCGGTGCTGGCCGCGGTGCTCCTCGTCTACGGCATCCGCGACCTGGCCGAGCTCGCGGCAGAGCGACGTCGTGCCGTCCTCAGGGCCGAGAGCACCCGTCTCAACGACGACGCCTCCCTTCTCGAGGACATGGACCAGCGTCTGGTGCGCACTCGGGTCGGTCGATGGTTGAAGAGCGAGCTGGACGTCGCGGGTGTGACCGTCCGTCCCCTCCTCGTCCTCGGTGGCTCTGTGGGAGTGGGCGTCACTGTCACGTACGTCCTGTGGAACTTCCTGGCCCCGACCCTGGCGGTCCTCGGTGTCCTCGCCGGGTACCTCGCCCTGCGCTGGTACCTGCAACGCGAGCAGCACCGTCGCAGGGAGAAGTTCACCGCCCAGCTGCCTGAGCTGGCGCGGGTTCTCGCCAATGCGAGCTATGCGGGTCTCTCCCTGCCCACCGCAGTGGCGATCGCCGGCGATGAGCTCAACGAGCCGGCTCGAACCGAGCTGGAACGAGTGAGCAACGCACTGAAGTTCGGCTCCTCGCTCGACTCTGCACTGGCGGAGCTGAAGGATCGGGTCGGTACCCGCGAGAGCAACGTGCTCATCTCCACGCTCATCGTCTCGGCTCGATCAGGCGGCTCCCTCGTCTCGGCGTTGCGGGACATCGCCGAAGCCCTCGACCAGCGCAAGGAGACGCGTCGGGAGGTCCAGACGGTTCTGGCGCAGTCCGTCGCGACCTCGAACATGATCGTGATCGTCGCGTTCGGCATCCTGTTCCTGCTCAACACGATCGAGGCCGGCACGGTCCAGAAGATGACGACCGACCTGGTCGGTCAGGTGGTTCTCCTCACCGCCGGGGTTCTCTTCGCCGGGGGTGTGGTCATCATCAGGCAGATCACGAAGGTCGATTGA